The DNA segment gctgatatcctgTTTTGTTTTTTACTAATAGGCGAagcaatcatcatcacccgAAGCAACATCTCCCGACGACAAGTAGCCACCCCTCAAGCTTTTGCTCCAGATATCTTCGAGCACGTATACTTTGCCAGACCCGATTCCACCATTGATGGTATCTCGGTCTATCgatcaaggatgaagatgggtgatCTGTTAGCTGAAACGGTCAAGAAGGAGTTGGCCAAGGCCAATTTGGAGATTGACGTGGTCATTCCCGTTCCTGATACTTCTAGGACAGCAGCTTTGAACTGTGCTCAAGCGCTCAACATCCCTTACAGGGAAGGTTTCGTCAAGAATAGATATGTGGGAAGAACTTTCATCATGCCTGGACAAACTCAACGGTATGTTTAACCCAGCTATCATCGAAGATGCACGATGAAGCTAACTTTGAATCTTGCACGTAGACGTAAAAACgtgagaagaaagctgaacGCTATGCCTGAGGAGTTTGCAGGAAAGACCGTGATGCTTGTAGATGGTGAGCTAGATCATTTGAGCCTACAGAAAACTAGCTGACTCCTCTTCCATGTCAGACTCCATTGTCCGAGGTACCACCTCCAAAGAGATCGTCCAGATGGCTAAAGATGTCGGTGCGAAGCGTGTGATCTTTGCTTCATGTGCTCCTCCCATCAGGTAAGTGGAGTGTTTTGACTACCATTCCAGCTGTGTTTTCGACGAACCGCCCTGCCCTAGACAGGCTCTTATCCGATTGCTGGTCGCTGACGGGGTCATCTCTTCATAGATACTCCAATGTATACGGTATCGACATGCCCTCGCCTCACGAGCTGATAGCCCACGGGCGAACCACCGAGGAAATCGCAGAGCACATCGGCGCGGATCTCGTGATCTACCAGACGTTAGAAGATCTAGTAGAATCATGTAGACAGTTCAACCCTTCCATCAAGCAATTCGACTGTTCAGTCTTCACTGGTGAATACGTTACCGGAGGAGTTGACGAGAGGTACTTGGAACATATCCAGAGATTGAGGAATGATAATGCCAAGGCTAAGAAGAATGCCCAAGCGGTGGAAGCTATCGAGGCGAACGAGGGGGGATGTAATGGGCCTATGAGTGAGTGCGGGTCTTTCAGGTGAAACCGATGTTGTGTTTATGAAAGAACGGTTGACTAATTATCTGATTGTTGCGCACACGTAGACGGCTCTGATGCTTTGATTGGAAGATCAGATTCGATCATGGGATTAtccaaccactcacccaagaTCGGTGCTACCAACATGCCGACGCCGAATGATACGATTGGTTTACACAACTCATGGTACGGCCAGTAGTATTCGGTCTAACTGAGAGGGAAAATATAAATTACAGAACCGCATTATTGTA comes from the Kwoniella bestiolae CBS 10118 chromosome 2, complete sequence genome and includes:
- a CDS encoding amidophosphoribosyltransferase — translated: MSPASKVVVILCGILGLLLHDPLATQTTLAGTEIAEGLSLLQHRGQDAAGIVTCGSGGRFYQVKANGMVRDVFDAPAVAGLKGWMGVGHVRYPTAGSSAHAEAQPFYVNSPYGIVFAHNGNIVNTPSLRQFLDVDAHRHINTDSDSELLLNILANNLQKTGKFRINEEDIFTAIGDLTRSCIGAYACVAMIAGFGLIVFRDPNGIRPAGIATRKGARGGTDYLVASESVVAQGLGFTEWEDVKAGEAIIITRSNISRRQVATPQAFAPDIFEHVYFARPDSTIDGISVYRSRMKMGDLLAETVKKELAKANLEIDVVIPVPDTSRTAALNCAQALNIPYREGFVKNRYVGRTFIMPGQTQRRKNVRRKLNAMPEEFAGKTVMLVDDSIVRGTTSKEIVQMAKDVGAKRVIFASCAPPIRYSNVYGIDMPSPHELIAHGRTTEEIAEHIGADLVIYQTLEDLVESCRQFNPSIKQFDCSVFTGEYVTGGVDERYLEHIQRLRNDNAKAKKNAQAVEAIEANEGGCNGPMNGSDALIGRSDSIMGLSNHSPKIGATNMPTPNDTIGLHNSWYGQ